The nucleotide window CATGGTACAGCAATGGTACAAGGGGAACGATGGAATTTAAAAAATGCTCAGTTTAAGGAAGATTTTCGCCCTCTCGATGAAACTTGTTCCTGCTATACCTGTCAACATTTTACCCGTGCTTACCTCAATCATTTGATAAAGTCAAGGGAAATGTTAGGGTATATTTTACTATCTCTTCATAATATCGCTGAGTTAATTCGGTTTACTCAGAAGATGAGAGAGGCTATACTAAGCGATCGCTTTGCGAGTGAATTTGCTTACTGGTTAAAGGAAGAAGATAAAAGTTTATCTAGTTTTTAAGCCTGATTAAGCTGTCACACACTTAATTTATTGATTGAAAGGTGAGGAGGGTGTAGAAACGTTGCATGCAACGTCTCTACATGATGGTTTATTTCTCAAGAATTGATGATATAAAAATTAAATGCGTCTTAGCTTAAAACTTGAATTAGGTGTTGGATTAGACTTCGTCCCTGCTCCGCAGTCCGTACCAAGGTATCAATCTACTTTCATATCTTAACGGTTATTTTAAATATATTATTGTGCAATTTACCAAGCGGATTCTGTTACTTTTAACTCTAAAATAAGCTTTTTCTTAAATATATAAACTTACTCAAATTAATCTAATCTTTACAAATAATTTATAGAATTTTTAATATCAGTGTAAATACTGAAAAATCAATTTTTTGGGTTCTTAACTTTACACAAAATAAACAAATAGACCCACTTTTATGAAGAGTTGATGAAAATTAAAAAACCTGTTGACATTAAATAAATTCTCATATAAATTCAGAGTAAATACTTAATCTTTAAGGAATACCCAATGAAAAATTCAGTAAAAACTTTGATGACAGGAGCTATTATCATCGCCCCTTTGGCTCTTGGTACAGTTGCTCCAGCCCAGGCTATTGTTCTCACTTTTGATGATCTTCCGTCAACTTTTGATCCGATTCCGAATGGTTATGGTGGGTTAAATTGGGATAAGTTTTATTATCTTGATAGCAGCAACTATGTTATACCTAGTGGCTATTTTAATGGCACTGTTTCCCCTAATAATGTTGCTTATAATGCTTTTGCAAATCCTGCTAGGGTTAGAAGTCCCAGAGGTACATTTGATTTTGAAGGAGCATATTTGACTGGTGCGTGGAATAACGGGTTAAACATCACCGTTGACGGTTACCATAACTCAACGCTGCTATACTCTCAGACAGTGACTGTAGATACCACTAGCCCAACTTGGTTTACATTCAACTATGATGGGATTAATTTCTTAAGATTTACCTCTTTTGGAGGTATTAATGCTGGCTATGGTGGTGGAGGCGCACACTTTGCAATGGATAATTTTACTGTGGATAATTTTACCGTTGTTCCAGAACCTTTTACCTTATTAGGTGTAGGGACAGCACTCGGATTTGGTGCTGCCTTCAAGCGTAAGGTCAACAAAAAAGAATAACAAATTTTTCCTAATAGAAATTTAATAGCCAGTGTTGTCTTCTAAGTACAATAAGCACTTATTTTATAATAGCTCATTAGTAATATTAGTGGGTGTCCGATTTAGGTAAACATAAAATCAGACGAACTAGGGTTTGAGAGAAAAAATTAAATTTTGTTTTAAAAAAAGTTTGTTAAAAAATTGTTTCAACGAAAAAAAGTTTTTATCTTAAAATTGGAATGATTAAACTAGAAACTTAATTAAACAGTTTCCATCCAATCAAACACTTTATCTAATTGATTTAAATCGATTAAACCGTACTGCCATAAAACCATCGGAATAGAACCAGCACTAGAGTAAGCGTAGCGGGTAGCCATTTCTATAGACTCTTGAGGAATCCCTAAGTCGTCTTGTAAAAACCTATGTAACCGTCTGTTGATATCCATGATCCTTTCATCTGTAATTGAACTAAGTGGTATGTAAAATAATTTACTCCGAGTCAGATTGAGTTATCCTCCTCCAACAGAATCACCCAGTTGGGTGAATTGCAGTCTCAACGGGAAAACGGGGGAAAGGAGGGTGGGGAGAGGGGGAGAATCTTCCCTGTTGCGGGAGTGCCTATCTCAACTATCTTTATACCAATTCTCTAAACCTTGGGAGCGAAATTCAAGTCCCCCTTAAAAAGGGGGATTTAGGGGGATCAAGGATCTGTAGTATTCTTTTAGGGAATTGGTATTACTTTATGAAAGCACGACTACTTACGTCTTAGCTTAAAACAAATGAGAGTTAATCGCTAATATAGCAGTTTCCATATTGGTGAGGTACTTTCGTTTTAGGTTTTAGGGAACAGGCAACAGGGAACAGGCAACAGGAAATAAAGTTTAAAGTGTCCCTCATCAATTTGAAAAAAGCTATAGTCATTAATCGTCACTAATCATTAAAATGGGTAGAGTGGGTTTCTTGTCCCCTTATACTCTATTTGTCTTTTTAACCTAAATAAATCTAAAATAAATAATTATCAATTATCCATTATCAATTATCCATTATTCATGAATAGCCCGTTTCTTAACCGTCTTCATAGTCCAGAACGTCCCGTCCTCGTTTTTGATGGGGCAATGGGAACTTCTCTTCAGACTCAAAATTTAACGGCAGAAGATTTTGGCGGTCTTCAATATGAAGGATGTAATGAGTATTTGGTACACACCAAACCGGAAGCGGTAGAAAAGGTTCATCGGGGTTATCTCGAAGCCGGGGCCGATGTGATAGAAACCGATACCTTCGGAGGGACTTCTATTGTTTTGGCGGAATATGATTTAGCCGATAAAGCTTATTATTTGAATAAAACGGCGGCACAATTAGCCAAACGAGTTGCCCAAGAATATTCCACCCCCCAAAAGCCCCGTTTTGTCGCCGGTTCTATGGGGCCAGGAACGAAATTACCGACCTTGGGGCATATTGATTTTGATACCCTTAAAAATGCTTATATCGAACAAGCAGAAGGTCTTTATGATGGGGGGGCAGATTTATTTATTGTTGAAACCTGTCAGGATGTTTTACAAATTAAAGCCGCTTTAAATGCAATAGAAGAGGTTTTTCAAAAAAAAGGGAATCGTATTCCTATTATGGTGTCTATTACGATGGAAGTGATGGGCACGATGTTAATTGGGACGGAAATCGGCGCAGCTTTGACGATTTTAGAACCCTATAATATTGATATTTTAGGGCTAAATTGTGCTACTGGTCCCGATCAAATGAAAGAACATATAAAATATCTTTCGGAAAATTCACCTTTTATTATTTCTTGTATTCCTAATGCCGGCTTACCGGAAAATGTGGGAGGACAGGCACATTATCGATTAACTCCCCTAGAATTAAGAATGGCATTAATGCACTTTGTGGAAGATTTAGGAGTGCAAATTATTGGGGGTTGTTGTGGGACAAGGGCAGATCATATTAAAGCCTTAGCAGAAATTACCAAAGATCTCAAACCTAAAGAACGTCATCCCCATTATGAACCTTCGGCAGCTTCTATCTATAGTCCTCAACCCTATATTCAAGATAATTCTTTCCTCATTGTCGGAGAAAGACTTAATGCAAGTGGGTCGAAAAAATGCCGAGAGTTATTAAATAAAGAAGACTGGGATAGTTTAGTCTCTATGGCTAAATCTCAGGTCAAAGAAGGGGCACATATTTTAGATGTGAATGTGGATTATGTGGGACGAGATGGGGTCAAAGACATGAAAGAATTGGCCTCTCGTCTGGTAAATAATGTGACTCTGCCTTTAATGTTAGACTCCACCGAATGGGAAAAAATGGAGGCAGGATTAAAAGTTGTCGGCGGGAAATGTATTCTCAATTCGACTAACTATGAAGATGGAGAACCTCGGTTTTATCAAGTCCTTGACTTAGCCAAAAAATACGGGGCAGGAGTTGTTGTTGGGACGATAGATGAAGAGGGAATGGCACGCACCGCAGAGAAAAAATTTGCCATAGCTAAACGGGCTTATGAAGCAGCCGTTAATTATGGCCTTCCTCCTGAAGAAATATTTTTTGATCCCTTGGCGTTACCGATTTCTACGGGGATAGAAGAGGATAGAAATAACGGAAAAGCAACGATAGAAGCGATTAAACGCATTCGAGATGAATTACCCAAATGTCATATTTTACTTGGGGTTTCTAACATCTCTTTCGGGTTAAATCCAGCCGCTAGACAGGTGTTAAACTCGGTCTTTCTACATGAGTGTATGGGCGTGGGGTTAGATTCGGCTATTGTTAGCGCGAGTAAGATTTTACCCTTGGCTAAAATTGACCCAGAACATCAAGAAATCTGTCGAGATTTAATTTATGACCGTCGCCGATTTGAGGGGGATGTGTGTGTTTATGATCCTTTGACGAAGTTAACGGAAGTGTTTGCCGGAAAAACCACTAAGAAGACTGCTTCAGATAAGGCTAGTTTACCGATAGAAGAACGACTCAAACAGCATATTATTGATGGGGAAAGAATCGGATTAGATGATGCTTTAGCCGAAGCCTTGAAACAGTATCCGCCTCTAGAGATTATTAATACTTTCCTGTTAGATGGAATGAAAGTAGTCGGTGAGTTATTTGGGTCGGGACAAATGCAACTGCCTTTTGTGTTACAATCTGCCCAAACCATGAAGGCCGCAGTGGCTTATTTAGAACCGTTCATGGAGAAGGAAGAAGGGAACGGAAATACAAAAGGAAAATTTATTATTGCTACGGTTAAAGGGGATGTTCATGATATTGGTAAAAATTTGGTCGATATTATTTTGTCTAATAATGGCTATACGGTGATTAATTTAGGCATTAAACAACCGGTTGAGAATATTATTCAAGCCTATCAAGAACATCAGGCTGATTGTATCGCTATGAGTGGTTTGTTGGTCAAATCAACGGCTTTTATGAAGGAGAATTTAGAGGTATTTAATGAACGAGGAATTACGGTTCCGGTGATTTTGGGAGGTGCAGCTTTAACTCCTAAGTTTGTCCATGAAGATTGTCAGAATACTTATAAGGGTCAGGTGATTTATGGAAAGGATGCTTTCTCAGATTTGCATTTTATGGATAAATTAATGCCGGCAAAAGTTGAGGGAAAATGGGATGATTTAAAGGGGTTTTTAGATGAGTCCGCAGATGAACGCAGATTAACACGGATGGTTGAGTCTGTGCGTGTTATAGATAAGGATGATGAGGATGGAAAGATTAGTGAACCGGTAATTATTGATACTCGTCGTTCTGATGAGGTTAGTATAGATATTGACCGTCCTATTCCTCCTTTCTGGGGGACGAAGATTTTAACTCCTGATGAGATTGTTTTAGATGAGGTTTTCAAATATTTAGATTTACAAGCGTTGTTTGTGGGACAATGGCAATTCCGCAAACCGAAAGACCAGTCACGGGAAGAATACGACCAATTTTTAACGGATACGGTTCATCCAATTTTACAAGGGTGGAAACAGCGTATTCTTGAGGAAAAGTTGTTACATCCTACGGTCATTTATGGGTATTTTCCTTGTCAGTCTGAGGGGAATTCTTTACTGGTTTATGACCCAGAAATTTGGCAACAGTCAGAAAAATTAGACCTCATTTGGACATTAGATTTTCCTCGACAAAAGTCAAACCGCCGGTTGTGTATTGCTGATTTCTTTGCGCCGAAAGAGTCGGGAATGATTGATGTTTTCCCGATGCAAGCGGTGACGGTTGGGGAAATTGCCACCGAATTTGCTAAAACTCTATTTGATGGGAATCAATATACCGATTATCTCTATTATCATGGTATGGCGGTACAAACGGCGGAAGCCTTAGCCGAATGGACTCATGTTAAAATCCGTCAAGAATTAGGGTTTGGGGATAAAGAACCGGATACGATTCGAGATATCCTACAACAACGTTATCAGGGTTCTCGTTATAGTTTTGGTTATCCGGCTTGTCCTAATATTCAAGACCAGTATAAACAGTTAGAATTATTAGGATGCGATCGCATTTCTATGTATATGGATGATAGCGAACAAATCTATCCCGAACAATCTACTACAGCGATTATTGCCTATCATCCCGTCGCTAAATACTTTAGCACTTAATTGTAGCTTAGTTGTAGGGTGGGCAATGCCCACCTTTTTAGTTAACAGTTAACAGTTAACAGTTAACAGTTATTAAATTTATGAATTTAGCTAATCCGATGGGAAGCCCCGCGCCATAGCGAAGCTTGGCGACGGGATGAAAGTCGGGTCAATTGAGTGACTCGATGTCACGAAAATTGACAAATATTTATTTTTAGGGATTGACATTTATTCCCTAAACCAATTATGCTAGGGCTAATTAATTCAGGTGGTAAAAGTGTTAAACCTTAACTATTGCTATCGAATTTATCCCGATGCTGCCCAAGAAAAAGAATTGCTTGAGTGGCTAGAAATCTGTCGAGGTGTATATAATTACGCCTTGGCAGAAAGAAAAGAGTGGATAAATTCTCGCAAGTGCAAGGTTAATGCTTGTAGTCTTCATTCTGAATATATTATACCTGCTGACCAACCTTTTCCTGATTATTACAGGCAGAAGAAGGCTTTAACTGAAGCCAAAAAGCAATATCCAAAATTAAAACAAGTTCAATCTCAAGTATTACAAGAAGTGATTGGACGACTGGACAAAGCTTTTAATTTCTTTTGGAAAAAAAGTTTTGGCTTTCCTCGGTTCAAAAAATACGGACAGTTTCGCTCAATCAATTTTCCTCAATTTAAGGAAAATCCGATTACTGGATATCAGCTTAAATTACCTAAGATAGGAACTGTTTTAATTAATTTACACCGACCTATCCCTGATGGGTTTATTGTTAAACAAGTTCAGATAGTCAAGAAAGCTTCTGGTTGGTATGCTGTCGCCTGTATTCAATCAGATGTCAAGATACCTTCTCCAATACCTCAAGGGAAATCTTTGGGAATCGATTTGGGGCTTGAGAAATTTATAGCAACATCTCAGGAAGAATTAATCGCTAGACCCAAGTTTTTTATCGAACTTCAAAGCAAGCTTAAATGGCTGCAAAGAAGATTATCAAAGAAGCAAAAGGGGTCTAAAAACCGACTTAAGGCTATTCAAAAAGTAGCCAAACTTCATGAACACATTTACAACACCCGTAAGAACTTTCATTATCAAGTGGCTCACCATCTTTGTGATCAAGCTCAAATAATTTTTGCTGAGGATTTAAACTTGAAAGCAATGTCAAGAGGAATGTTGTGCAAACATACTCTTGATGCTGGCTTTGGTGGTTTTCTAGAAGCATTAAAGCACGTCGCTTGGAAACGAGATGTTTATTTTGAGAAAGTCGATGCTAATTTCACTTCTCAAATCTGTCCCAATTGTGGTGTAGTAACTGGTAAAAAAGATTTATCTA belongs to Gloeothece citriformis PCC 7424 and includes:
- a CDS encoding PEP-CTERM sorting domain-containing protein — translated: MKNSVKTLMTGAIIIAPLALGTVAPAQAIVLTFDDLPSTFDPIPNGYGGLNWDKFYYLDSSNYVIPSGYFNGTVSPNNVAYNAFANPARVRSPRGTFDFEGAYLTGAWNNGLNITVDGYHNSTLLYSQTVTVDTTSPTWFTFNYDGINFLRFTSFGGINAGYGGGGAHFAMDNFTVDNFTVVPEPFTLLGVGTALGFGAAFKRKVNKKE
- the metH gene encoding methionine synthase; this translates as MNSPFLNRLHSPERPVLVFDGAMGTSLQTQNLTAEDFGGLQYEGCNEYLVHTKPEAVEKVHRGYLEAGADVIETDTFGGTSIVLAEYDLADKAYYLNKTAAQLAKRVAQEYSTPQKPRFVAGSMGPGTKLPTLGHIDFDTLKNAYIEQAEGLYDGGADLFIVETCQDVLQIKAALNAIEEVFQKKGNRIPIMVSITMEVMGTMLIGTEIGAALTILEPYNIDILGLNCATGPDQMKEHIKYLSENSPFIISCIPNAGLPENVGGQAHYRLTPLELRMALMHFVEDLGVQIIGGCCGTRADHIKALAEITKDLKPKERHPHYEPSAASIYSPQPYIQDNSFLIVGERLNASGSKKCRELLNKEDWDSLVSMAKSQVKEGAHILDVNVDYVGRDGVKDMKELASRLVNNVTLPLMLDSTEWEKMEAGLKVVGGKCILNSTNYEDGEPRFYQVLDLAKKYGAGVVVGTIDEEGMARTAEKKFAIAKRAYEAAVNYGLPPEEIFFDPLALPISTGIEEDRNNGKATIEAIKRIRDELPKCHILLGVSNISFGLNPAARQVLNSVFLHECMGVGLDSAIVSASKILPLAKIDPEHQEICRDLIYDRRRFEGDVCVYDPLTKLTEVFAGKTTKKTASDKASLPIEERLKQHIIDGERIGLDDALAEALKQYPPLEIINTFLLDGMKVVGELFGSGQMQLPFVLQSAQTMKAAVAYLEPFMEKEEGNGNTKGKFIIATVKGDVHDIGKNLVDIILSNNGYTVINLGIKQPVENIIQAYQEHQADCIAMSGLLVKSTAFMKENLEVFNERGITVPVILGGAALTPKFVHEDCQNTYKGQVIYGKDAFSDLHFMDKLMPAKVEGKWDDLKGFLDESADERRLTRMVESVRVIDKDDEDGKISEPVIIDTRRSDEVSIDIDRPIPPFWGTKILTPDEIVLDEVFKYLDLQALFVGQWQFRKPKDQSREEYDQFLTDTVHPILQGWKQRILEEKLLHPTVIYGYFPCQSEGNSLLVYDPEIWQQSEKLDLIWTLDFPRQKSNRRLCIADFFAPKESGMIDVFPMQAVTVGEIATEFAKTLFDGNQYTDYLYYHGMAVQTAEALAEWTHVKIRQELGFGDKEPDTIRDILQQRYQGSRYSFGYPACPNIQDQYKQLELLGCDRISMYMDDSEQIYPEQSTTAIIAYHPVAKYFST
- a CDS encoding DUF2949 domain-containing protein translates to MDINRRLHRFLQDDLGIPQESIEMATRYAYSSAGSIPMVLWQYGLIDLNQLDKVFDWMETV
- a CDS encoding RNA-guided endonuclease InsQ/TnpB family protein; translation: MLNLNYCYRIYPDAAQEKELLEWLEICRGVYNYALAERKEWINSRKCKVNACSLHSEYIIPADQPFPDYYRQKKALTEAKKQYPKLKQVQSQVLQEVIGRLDKAFNFFWKKSFGFPRFKKYGQFRSINFPQFKENPITGYQLKLPKIGTVLINLHRPIPDGFIVKQVQIVKKASGWYAVACIQSDVKIPSPIPQGKSLGIDLGLEKFIATSQEELIARPKFFIELQSKLKWLQRRLSKKQKGSKNRLKAIQKVAKLHEHIYNTRKNFHYQVAHHLCDQAQIIFAEDLNLKAMSRGMLCKHTLDAGFGGFLEALKHVAWKRDVYFEKVDANFTSQICPNCGVVTGKKDLSIRVHECSSCGFKTDRDVAAAMIVEQRGLAALGLGVKLPVEEEVIGDVPKRISRASRRSRNAS